The Spodoptera frugiperda isolate SF20-4 chromosome 8, AGI-APGP_CSIRO_Sfru_2.0, whole genome shotgun sequence DNA segment tcggatgatattctcgttataacacagcacgtaaacgacgcgacggatgatattctcgctacatatgtataataatatctattacaCTTTCATAATTAAAGAAACATCAACATCTTACTAACGTTGATTGCAATCGTAACCAGATTCTCCACTTCCGTATGAATCCTTATTTCTTGATcacttctttttttataatattcaatgGAAGATGCTGGCTTATTTTCAATATCAAAAATACTTTGATGATGTTGTTCCGTCCTTGCGTTTTGCCAGTTATCTATGTAGCGACTACGGACTTCAGAGTACAAAACCGAATCCTAAAATATAAGCACTATTAGAAGTTTTGTATCTacgattaattatattaatttctttcgCGTATGTACTCTTACTCTGTCAGGATTATTTCCAGATTTCCAGACACAAAACTTACGgaattaatgataaaaaagaATTCAAGTTAAAGGAATCAGAAAGCTGAAATTGCTTTTGAGTGGAATAATGCAGTTCTGCAATAAGGAAGAAATTCTAAAAATCTCTTAAGGTATTgagaaaattaaaataggttCGTGACCAAAAATACGAGTAAGCAACAGATATAAAGAATTAAACAATGTTCAGTTACACTTGTGTGTGTCTAGGTATGTATGTAGGACCATTAAATAGCCAGGACcattaatagaaataattatctaaaatattacaatgaattagaaaaataaacttacttccaCTTGGGTTCTTAGTTTATCAATAGCTACGTCGGTATCATACACAGCAGTTCTTATATGAATATGTTGCTGTCTCACTTGTCTGCTCAGTTCTCTACGaatactgtaaataaataattatcatattcAAATCTGTATTGTCAAAAACAGAAGTAAacttaaaaaaccaaaaaaataattctaacatcttatttttattttcttcttctgcTAATTGTGCACGGTATTCGTCCAACTCCAAAATTGAATTGATACATTGGTAAAGTGGCTCAAAGGTGCGGGTTTGTGCCAACGATAAGTACGTTGCAGTCATGATATTCTTCaaaaattttctagaaaaaaaattataatgtggTAAAATTTATCGCATCAGATTGGGTACAATAGTgacattgaattttaatatttacctatCCGTATCTAACTTTCTAATCTTAAAAATCATACTGTTGATGTTTTGAGAGTTAACTCCATCGAGCTCATCTTTTACTTGACTCTGACGCACATTATATTTTAGAGCCTTCAAATGATCAATTTCCGCCATAGTCTTTACGATTTTTAAACCATTATTGCAATTTTCTAAGAAAGGAGATATATGTTAGTTAGGTACCAGGGTAATGTATGTAACTACTACGCCTACTAACAAATAACCTTTATCTACTATAATCATATCCTTGTCCCAAATACTGGCTGTATTTGGGATAAAggaattatttatcaaaataatataacgattACATCTCCTGTCTCTGTTACCCTGAGAAACACAAGTCGGTAAACCGCAGAAAATACCAAGGGCATTAAGCCCACCCGAGTATTTGTTTTTTGCAAACATTAATTAGACATACAATTAGATTGCTCATACCCAAAATCCCTACTTGTGCCAGTATATCTTCAAAGATAGTAGCAAAAAATGCTGACATCAGGAAGGGCAacctataaaaaatacatttgtgaaatacatacatttctttaggtatttatttaagcacaaaattaaacaataatacttGTTCTCCACTTCAGATTCAAAATCTTCAGAAGTAATCTCAACTTCTTCTGCAATTTCTGATATCTTCTGATCTAATCTTGATCTTGATCTCTACAAGAAAAAATAGATTGAATACGATTGAATTCGATTCTACATAATTTAACTATCGATATCGATTCTTGCATGACAATTGACAGCACTACAGGTGTGACTAAATTCTCATGTTAAgttttctatataataaaatactacataatattattttagtttgctCTAAGcaagtacctatttacctgCTGCATATTATAATTCACATACCATGTATCAATTGAATGATCTTTTAACACTATTTATCTTTTTCCAATACACAAAGAAGAACAAAGTCTGTAGCCTCGCACAGCTCTGAAAGCGCGGCTTGTAGAATCATTGACTTGCTGAAGATTTAGACTGCCCAAACTTGACTTGCACAGTTTTACTAGCTTATGCAAGCCGAGCTTATTATTCCAGGAATAACCTACCACACTATGGACTGCGCACTCCAGTAAAACGGCGTGTGTGGTGGACCCTTACTTAATCCGTGCAAATGTGTAGGTACACACCTTTATAACGGACCGCTTGGCTTCCAATGTTTCTTCCTCATAGTCATACTCGTACACCGTTCCTTGTCCCCAAGTGTCCGTAACAGTGCTCAGAATTCGTTGCTGCCGTCCAGGAATAGGGGCCGCCATTTTCACTAACTTCTTAAAACTCTTTGTAACAAATAAACTaatcacttaaataaaaatatttctaagaaCTTCCTTAATGTTTATTCAAAAACTGCAATCACAATACAATAAGTAAGAATTTGAAGTATCGTGACAAGACTTTATAATAGTGACATtgatagaaacaaataaaattgggCTCAGACGGGCGACTTTTAGTCGTCTCAAGATTCGCACATCTCACGTCATGGGTGATACAGTTTGTCGCAGCTTGGATTCCTGAGACAGACCAAGAAAATGCtgatttatcttttttttttttttacatttaatgggtcgacgtttaagtgatgatacggcctacggtggagcacgtctgcccataagcaacctattcactcgggccttgaagtgaccaagttatacccatcaggaaacacagatctTTTAGGTACTTACTCGAGATTATACTGTAGTCCGTTATAAAAATTCACCGAATTTCACTGTTGCCACTGTTGGTTATCAGAACGGAAGTTCTAAACACTTGCAAACTGATGTAATTAACGCCTATTTACCTGGCAAGTTAAAAAAGCGGGTGGTATAGGCACAGGCCTATACCACACAGGCTTATACAGATAAAATTCGAATATCTGACGTCTATACTATACTAAGACCagaagaataaataatttaaaatcgtgTAGTCGCAATTGTGTTTCAGGCATTATTAGAATTCTATTTTTGAAGTTCTGATTTTTATCGTTCAAAAAAGGTTGGTTTAGTAAGGAGGTAAACCTACCCGGTTAGTTTGACCTCAAAGCAATAAACTAGTAATATTATGAAGTTTAGTTCAAGTCTCtggtattaatttattgcgATTGATTGCGAAATGATTACGATAGTTAGGATAAACTCGtgaaaaggtaaaaaaaaaccgcagtacctattatattgtataattatatcttacaaaaaaaaaacatcgaatTAGGTAATACGTTTAATATCTCAattgaactaaaaataattaaaaattatatttaaattaacaaaactataacataaataaattaaaaaataaataataagtacctagtaaatatttaacaacattataataaagtaaatgaaaattaaaacgccATTATACTAATAGGGATGCCAAATGGCAATATGCTATATCGATAgttttatcgatttttttaaacaatcacTCAGACGTTCGGAAAAGTTGTTAGTTGTAAGTATAgagctataaaatatttgaattaatgTAGGGAGGTCCAAAAAAAACGCAAGTTTAGTAATGAATAGATAGATACATAAgcgatataattattatttcttttttccttTGTCTGGCCTGAAGCCCGGCTTCTTCTTGGGCCTGTACGGGCCCATTTCAAGTCGCACGAGTAGACCTCTCCACCACGCTTGGACAATAATGGCAGACTCAGTCATCTTCTTCCTGTACAGCCGAGCCTTCTCACGGGCGTCTTTGAAGTCGTTCCATTGTGTCATTTGAACATCGTGGTGAGCCAGCTAGAGGAAAAAATACACGAATTATTATTTAGGGTAAATCGTTTGATACTAActgataaaatgtattatgttgTAGCCGATTttgttagtagtagtagtagcttATATTgctcaaaatatttgtatacaatTAAGCATCTATACAgtaaacttttaaaaacaattattatcatTGTCATCCTTGTTTGTAGCGTGTCTGATGGggtgttatttaaatttaaattattttgaattcatTACGTCACTTTTCTTACATCTACATAAATTAAGTTCCTACGTTAAACCTATTTGTAGGTCATATTCTTCTATTTCAAACATATTTAAGCAGGCCATATAGGCAGTCTATATATACTACTGCAGGAACTAGTGGATGAATAATGGTAAATAACAAGCACAGCATATTTACATCTTCCTCCATGCCCTTTCTCCTGGCGACTTCATCTTGATACTTGTTCTTCATTATAGTGATTTTTAAGTCTATTGCTTCCATATCCGTGTCATACTTGTTCATCCAATTTTCCACCTGTGTCAGAGTCTCCTGTGGGATAAactttaactataaaaaattcTACACTATTATATTTCAAAGAACAGGTAGACCAAAACtgaataataaaagtattaatttcaatttatttgacaAGCTCTATACAAAATCCCAAATAAaggcaagcgtccacaggcctgcatcgcacgcaacggattttagtttgtgttgtatagaaactcatacaactgcgtccactgatccgcatcgtacggaccgcaacatcggcaatgtctacatgcgatgtgTACTGATAATGTCATACGGAATGTGTACGATGCGAGTCTGTGGACTTATGCTGGAGCTTAACATTGATGTcctgacttttttctgaaaatataacaaaagcTTAGTTTAGTATAATGTCAtacattgataaaaatattcacgAGCAGGTCTATTTCTGCGTGCACTCTCTGTTCTTGATCGCTTCTGTTTCGGAAGTAGGCTATAGCAGTAGAAGGCCCCGACTCTGTATCTTCAATTCTTTGTGTGTGCTGTTCAGTGCGTGCGCATTGCCAGTTGGTAACGTACCTTTCTCTTATCTCTGAATTCAATGCTGCGTcctgaacatttaaaaataagtataataaacaaCTACAACAACAAGTAGAGTATAATAAACAACAGTGGTTGGATTAACTGGATACTAAGAatttttttaggggggggggggggaaataATTCAttgacttttcccgccctgggcgaggcgagcgggagtgtctgactcttactgactaaaaaccaccgcgttcctattcctgcttttcgagccgaagccccggtaaatccgctagatagtccgccgTTCCGGGGACATTATGCAATGGCGACATTATCCACAAATAGAGTAAGAAAAAGTTCAGTTCAGCGATTTTTGTCAGCGAACTAAGATTATATTTCTGTCATTCTGACCAAAAGCAAATAAACGTTGCACCTTTTTATCCCCCAACATACGTTACAATGTAACTCGTGATAagtggtgaacctattgccttAAACCGATCAGACCTCCAGACTTTGTGCTATGCTGttagttaatttgaaaatacagTAATACCCCGACTTACGCTATCCCGTTTTACGCGAATTCGGAGATACGCGGTTTTTCATTTTGATTACCGCGTGCAACGGCATTCTCGCTCCGCTCACTCAGTGATCAATGTGCTATAGGTTTAAACGTTCCGCGTGCAATTATTTTACGTGCGCAATGCGTTTTACTTATAATCTCTTATTATGTCAtctaaaagaaagaaaaatgaatCATTTGAGCCTAACATTTTATATGCAACGTTGAACCCCGACTTACGCGAATTCGACTTACGCGGCAACCGCTTGGACCCACCTGTCGCGTAAGTCCGAGGTATCACAGTATAAAGCAGATAAAAAGAATAGCGTTACTCACTTCAATTTTACTCTTAAGTTGTTCTATAACGACATCTGTGTCGTAAGCGACCGTTTTAATATGAATTCGCTGTAGTCTTAGTTGCTTCATCAGTTCACGTCGAGAGCTATTGATATCAAATGAGGGATTAAAATAGAATACATTAGATGGGTGGCGTTGTAAGCATAAGTGtacgtaaataaaaactagtgATAGCAGATAATATGGTGAAAATATTTGAGAAAAAAGAGGAGAATGTGCGGGAGAATGCACTACTTGAtaccccctagtcctttccatcatagAACCACAAGGCAATTGGCGAAGCGTcacgcttcatggtagatatcccacccagtgcgaactgctagggagtggaactctttGCTGGAGTCTGGGTTTCctaatgggtataacctgggagTCTTCAAAACCccagtgaataggttgcttatgggcagacgtgctgcATCGTAGGCTACATCATCAGGCGAGAaagcggctaaacgtcgacccataaaatgtaaaaaaaatgaaacaattcTCGAATACATAGCAGCTATGTATATACAGCCCTGAGATCTGGTGTTGGTTCATTTGCAGATTTGATAATAAACATTGCCGTCATGATAAAAACACggaataatgtaatttttttgtactaACACTTTGTTTTTGGCTTCTTCTTCAGTGAGCCACATTCTGTATACTTCTCGTTCTTCTACTTCCTTGTTGCAACTAATTAGCACACTGAAACATCTGTATTGTGCCAACTCTTGGTATGTTTCCTCCAGTACTTCTTGAAAGTATAATCTGAAAAGAACAACATTGTGTCTAGTTTTAAGCAGGTTATATTATTGACTGGCGTTATTAGTGTTACTGACACTGACAAAAGGAACTACGTCGAGCTTAGATGTGTATTTCCCTCATCGAAATGGTAagtcatttttgtttttcggtCAGTCGCTTCGTTTACCTACAAAATAGAACTTTGCACATCAGATGAGTGTCCTAGCAAAGCATTCTTCTGAAAGTAAATCGTAAGACAGTTCATTTACCTGTCAGCAACAAGTTTGTCCAACTTGTACTGCATACTTCCCAGATCTTTGGTGTTGATCCTGGTCAGATCCTCCCTATTTTCGacagtttttatttgatatttcttCGCTCGCAGAATACCGATGTCAGCCATCGTTTTTAATAAACGTAACTGGTTATTGCATTCAGCTGTATGGTAATAGATAATATTAGGACTTTACTACATAGCATAACGTTTCGTTCACTCTACTTTTCTCCATAGTGATAAGTAGAAGTGTACGTATTAAACGTATGTTTTGAGTCccattatttgttttagatGCCTTAAATGTCATTAATACCTTACTCGCTTGGGTATTGAACTCCAAGCCCCACGCTGGACATTGAGAAATGATTAAGGttgcttaaaaaaaacaatataaatcacTCACCCAATATTCGCACTTGTGCTAAACAATCTTCTATTGCACAGGCAAACATTGTAGCTTGATAATATGGAAGACTGTAAAAATGGgcgttaataattatttatgaatttatttattttatttatagccgTACTCGTCccattgcagggcaaaggcctctctaccctccttccactctcCTTTATCGACatcgatatattttattaattactacgcACAGCACTAGCAGTTATTAATTGctatcctttttattttttgagtatATTTCATTACTTGGGCAGCTTAGGCTTTTCTACAAATCTCAACTTATGACATTATTACAACAATTATACACGGCATGTATAATTGTGATGATTTGAAAGGCTGCTTATTGTATTCAGAAGAAATGACGCGAGTAAgaacttttattacttttacttagGTTAGAAGTAGCTATGTAGTTTATTGCTAACCAGTAGATAGGCTCCTGTTTATAAAGCCCAGAGAGTTTGGTGCTGTCATCACTTTCGATGTTctgtaaaacaacattataGTTCACTGCTTCATCAGTAGGTAGTTATCTACTCTGGAGCTATGGAAGATTTAGCcagttatcggggctccggcttgaagcagGACTAAGAAGTAATCTTAGTAAGAAATAAGAGCGTGTTCGGCTCTCTGATGAGTTGGTtaatttgagccggccaatcagagcgcttgACGCGCTCTCGGTTCTTTTCATTTAACGTAAAACGAAGTCATACTAAGGgagttttttagtcagtaaaagtccgTCTGAccctctctcgcctcgccaaggcgggaaaagcccCAGTCATTGTCAAATCTCCGAAAAAAAGATAGGCAAGTACCCTACTAGATCGTATCTGGCAGTGCATGTAGATATTGTAGCGCTAATTAGGGACAAGGaacatttttagggttccgtagccaaatggcaaaaaacggtccgtctgtccgtccgtccgttcgtatgtcacagccatttatttccgaaactgttgggcctacatagttgaaactttgtaagatggtgtatttcggtaa contains these protein-coding regions:
- the LOC118275591 gene encoding dynein regulatory complex protein 9; translated protein: MAAPIPGRQQRILSTVTDTWGQGTVYEYDYEEETLEAKRSVIKRSRSRLDQKISEIAEEVEITSEDFESEVENKLPFLMSAFFATIFEDILAQVGILENCNNGLKIVKTMAEIDHLKALKYNVRQSQVKDELDGVNSQNINSMIFKIRKLDTDRKFLKNIMTATYLSLAQTRTFEPLYQCINSILELDEYRAQLAEEENKNKIIRRELSRQVRQQHIHIRTAVYDTDVAIDKLRTQVEDSVLYSEVRSRYIDNWQNARTEQHHQSIFDIENKPASSIEYYKKRSDQEIRIHTEVENLVTIAINEILQRIESWMDKYDKDMEKIDLDIQRKKNDYQNARDRRVHLEETLAKHEVQMKQWNDFKEEREKIRAYRAKMTKSAIIVQAWWRGLLVRLELGPFRPRKPKHAAKKKF
- the LOC118275926 gene encoding dynein regulatory complex protein 9 isoform X2, which gives rise to MSLSFKNRSIQINIESDDSTKLSGLYKQEPIYCLPYYQATMFACAIEDCLAQVRILAECNNQLRLLKTMADIGILRAKKYQIKTVENREDLTRINTKDLGSMQYKLDKLVADRLYFQEVLEETYQELAQYRCFSVLISCNKEVEEREVYRMWLTEEEAKNKVSRRELMKQLRLQRIHIKTVAYDTDVVIEQLKSKIEDAALNSEIRERYVTNWQCARTEQHTQRIEDTESGPSTAIAYFRNRSDQEQRVHAEIDLLVNIFINETLTQVENWMNKYDTDMEAIDLKITIMKNKYQDEVARRKGMEEDLAHHDVQMTQWNDFKDAREKARLYRKKMTESAIIVQAWWRGLLVRLEMGPYRPKKKPGFRPDKGKKK
- the LOC118275926 gene encoding dynein regulatory complex protein 9 isoform X3, with amino-acid sequence MTMSMLVTCLSRKFLAGRYKSLPYYQATMFACAIEDCLAQVRILAECNNQLRLLKTMADIGILRAKKYQIKTVENREDLTRINTKDLGSMQYKLDKLVADRLYFQEVLEETYQELAQYRCFSVLISCNKEVEEREVYRMWLTEEEAKNKVSRRELMKQLRLQRIHIKTVAYDTDVVIEQLKSKIEDAALNSEIRERYVTNWQCARTEQHTQRIEDTESGPSTAIAYFRNRSDQEQRVHAEIDLLVNIFINETLTQVENWMNKYDTDMEAIDLKITIMKNKYQDEVARRKGMEEDLAHHDVQMTQWNDFKDAREKARLYRKKMTESAIIVQAWWRGLLVRLEMGPYRPKKKPGFRPDKGKKK
- the LOC118275926 gene encoding dynein regulatory complex protein 9 isoform X1 — its product is MTTTTTPRKRKGSDDDEHAGNMFIKKIPGRQIQKNIESDDSTKLSGLYKQEPIYCLPYYQATMFACAIEDCLAQVRILAECNNQLRLLKTMADIGILRAKKYQIKTVENREDLTRINTKDLGSMQYKLDKLVADRLYFQEVLEETYQELAQYRCFSVLISCNKEVEEREVYRMWLTEEEAKNKVSRRELMKQLRLQRIHIKTVAYDTDVVIEQLKSKIEDAALNSEIRERYVTNWQCARTEQHTQRIEDTESGPSTAIAYFRNRSDQEQRVHAEIDLLVNIFINETLTQVENWMNKYDTDMEAIDLKITIMKNKYQDEVARRKGMEEDLAHHDVQMTQWNDFKDAREKARLYRKKMTESAIIVQAWWRGLLVRLEMGPYRPKKKPGFRPDKGKKK